The proteins below are encoded in one region of Salvelinus fontinalis isolate EN_2023a chromosome 10, ASM2944872v1, whole genome shotgun sequence:
- the LOC129863913 gene encoding transmembrane protein 203-like, with amino-acid sequence MLFSLRELVQWLGFATFELFLHLGALLVFSVLVALRADLFAPGMSWWLVFVPLFAADGLSTYFTAIVSIRLYQENEKRLAVLRLLWVLMVLGLKLVCEVLLCQKLVEQEHARDLGFGPIVSPLFILLQLLMIRSCRVN; translated from the coding sequence ATGCTGTTCTCCCTGCGGGAGCTGGTCCAATGGCTGGGCTTTGCCACGTTCGAGCTCTTCCTCCACCTGGGGGCTCTGCTGGTCTTCAGTGTGCTAGTAGCACTGCGGGCTGACCTGTTTGCCCCTGGCATGAGCTGGTGGCTGGTCTTCGTCCCTCTGTTTGCCGCTGATGGCCTCAGCACCTACTTCACAGCTATTGTATCCATCCGGCTGTACCAGGAGAATGAGAAAAGGCTAGCGGTGCTGAGGCTGCTGTGGGTGCTGATGGTGCTCGGCCTCAAGCTGGTGTGTGAGGTGCTGCTGTGCCAGAAGTTGGTTGAGCAGGAACACGCACGCGACCTGGGGTTTGGTCCTATCGTCTCACCGCTCTTCATCCTCCTGCAGCTACTGATGATCCGCTCCTGCCGTGTCAACTGA